The genomic region CAGGTTTGGATGGACACATTGACAACTACACATTTCCAAAGCAACTGTAAAGCAGTCAGTTCCTCTTCCTCAAATGTGAAATCAGCTTCCAGGAAAAGCTGAGACTAGGTTAAATTAACCAGAAATCCATTTGGTTGACAGGTAATTGGTCTCTGCTATTctattcattttgtatgcatctGAGAGATTACGTAATGACATACTTCAGCTCAATATGCTACTTATCCTCTGACTGGTCTGAAGGCTGGCCATAAACAATGATTGACCTGGCGATAAGTACTGAAGAGCAAGAAATTCACATTGAGACTGGTCCATAAGTATTTATTTGGGTTTCTCACTTCCCCAATAGACCTACTAAaatacagtgagtgtacaaaacattaacacaATCTttacatgacagactgaccaggtgaaagcgatAACTTATTGATggcacttgttaaatctacttcaaatcagtgtagatgaaggagaggggttaaagaatgatttgtaagccttgagatgtggattgtgtatgtgtgccattcagagggcaaGACcgatttaaatgcctttgaacagggtatggcagGTGGTGCCAGGCAcgccggtttgtgtcaagaaatgcaacactgctgggttttacaCACCGTTCCCCCCCCAAATGTGTATCAGGAATGGGCCAccaaccaacttgacaactgtggtaagcattggagtcaacatgagccagcatccctgtggaacacccGACACCTtatagtccatgccccgacaaattgaggctctGAGGGCAAGGGGGTGACTCAATATTAGCAAGGGGTtgctaatgtttggtatacacaGTGTATAACAAAATACGTCAGGATTCAGGGGGTCCATAGGAAATGTTAACCAATTAGTGCATTTTCAAATAATACATCAATGGTACAATTGGTGCACTGGCAAGTTTATATGGGGAATTAAAGGCATCACTTGAGACAGACATGATTACTCATATTTACAAATACCAACCACTTGACCATTGAATAAATTAAGGATAGTAACAGTGATATTCAAGATTGTTAATAAAAAGAGCAGGTTGGACCCATTAAAACTCCCCGACGTCAACCCTCTTGTCTCTGAACTTGTTCCTGGCCTTTGTCCGAGCCTTGAACGCAGCTGCGTTGTAGAGATGCTGGAAAAGACCGCAATGTGAACACAATAAGAAACCGGTTCTTTTTTTTTGCACTGGAAGTACATCCTTGCGAATGTCATGCCAATaacacatttcaaatgtaaaaTGGATAAATAATTAAATGCAATGAGTCCATTTGGACTCCTAGACTATTTTCGATATTGTGCGTTTCGGCTACTGACTGCTGGGTTGTACCTTTGGATTCATCTAGTTCTTCTAGATCCGTTGGTCTGTGTGGTTAACGGAGGGGTGGGGTGAGCTAGAGCTGTGTTTGCGAGACAAGGGCGGATCCCGAAGGGGCTAGGTCATTACAGACTGGTTTGAGCTACTGTTTGTGTCAAATTGTTTTGTGATGTACTTGTAgacctggttgtcctgaaaataaaaacatttcattgGGAGACTAAATATAAAGGGCTGGACAAATTTTGATCAATGAAAAGATGATTTTGGCTGGGGTCTCGAGACTGGTTCATTGAAAGAAAATACACTTGTGACCTTTTCAAAACATTAGTTGCGTTAAATTAGCCATCAAAGAAAGAAAAGCATGCAGTCTAGTAAGGATAATTACCCTTTCGAAGCGGGAGATTTTCATGGACTTCAGTGTGGCCGTGTCAACCAGCACGGGTGGTCCCAGTTCAAACACACCACGAATAAACTCATTGGCCTGTAGGTGGTAATTCATACCAGAGCCCACAAACTCCCTGAAGGCATCGTATGTCCTCTTCCTCACCCAGCTGTCGATGGTCATACGCTCAGTGCTGAAACGAATTGTCTCAGTCTGAAAGTCCCtctcctaaaacacacacacacactctgtacacTGTTCTGGTTTCTCACAAGACAACAAAATGGGTAAACGTTACTGATAACTAGATGTGTTGATATAATCTACCCAGGCACACATGAATCAGCAATGAGTCATCACAGGAAATTCAAGTTCTATTCCCCAGACAGTGACCTACTATTGCGTAATATGCCCACTCACCTCCACAGCCTTGAGCACATCCCTGAACACAGACCTCTGCTTCCTCTTGACAGTCTTGGCACGGTGTTTGTTGCAGTCGGTGGCCAGAGAGTTCAGCTTGTCACACAGGGGCTCCCAGTCATCATACCCCAAACGCCTGAGAACATCACATCAGAGCACAGGTCAGTAATCACTAAAGAAGTGTTTACAGATTAACACGCTATGctggcactgcatttcagtcaaattcaattttaaattcagtaCAGGGTGGGGATGTGCACAGCTAAACAAAACAGACAGTATTCGAATACTTGTGTGAGTATTCATTTGAGCAAAAACTATTTATAGGTAGGTATATTTTAACTGAAAAGGCTTTGTCTAAATTAAAATATCCATGTGACATTGTTACATACAAGGTTATACCATAACACTACAAATTATACACTTTATCCAAACATATTTTTCAATGTggatattggggcggcagggtagcctagtggttagagcgttggactagtaaccgaaagtttgcaagttcaaatcccgagctcacaaggtacaaatctgtcgttctgaaaataagaatttgttctcaactgacttgcctagttaaataaaggtaaaatgtatTTAGTTTTTATGAAATGCCCCAGTAAAACAGGCACAACTGGAGCCTTTACGTATAGCTTGTTGTTTATGTTAGCCATTCAAGCAGCTAAATGTTTAAGCACATGATTTAAAATAATTATAAAAGTGACTGAAATGAGAAGGAGTAGGCAACAACGCACAACTAACAGGAAGGCCATTTCATCTGAATGGGTGTTGGGGAGAAACCGCAAAATGTTGCCTCAACTAGCTAGCTTCTCAAGGCTACTCCAGTCAAGACAGGCTGAGGCAAGGCGAAATGGAATAAATAACATTGCGACTGCTACAAGTTAGCTAGTCTTGGCTGTAGCGTCCCCATCTCTGCCGACATCTGCTCGCTCCAACCTAACCGGCACCTCCGCAGCTGCAGCCTCTCCCCATTTTCTTTTACATTGTAGATAAATAGAAGACATTTTCTTTGAACAAAGATAAAATGACATGCTACAAACAGATGCACAGAGAGCCCTTTACTTTTATTGATGGACATGTTCTAAAAGCGAGTGATGCGAGTTAAGGGTCTGTGTTGTTTAGAAGTCGGCTATAGGCGCTGGAGGAATAGTGTTTCTTCAGTAGACTACCGTGTGTATGCGTGCCCTTGTGGTTACTAcatgcaatcatgtagtaaccaaaaagagtgttaaacaaatcaaaatatattttagattcttcaaagtaaccaacCTTTGCCTTGAACGCTTTGcacacttgacattctctcaaccagtgtcATGAGGTTGTTACttggaatgcatttgaattaacaggtgtgccttgttaaaagttcatttgtggaatttctttctattctaaatgcgtttgagccaatcagttgtgttgtgacaaagtaggggtggtatacagaagaccacccttttggtaaaagaccaagtccatattatggcaagaatgctcaaataagcaaagagaaatgacagtccatccaAACATGAAGGTCAAGTCAATACGAAACATTTCAGATAAACGAAGTTTCATCAAGTGcaggtcgcaaaaaccatcaatagttttcaaactggctctcatgaggtccgccacaggaaaggaagacccagagttaactctgcttcagaggaaaagttcattagagttaccagcctcagaaattgcagactGTTGCAttgcaactgttcagaggagactgtgtgaatcaggcctttgtggtcaaATTGCTACagtgaaaccactactaaaggacaccaataagaagaagagacttccttgggccaagaaacatgaacattagactggtggaaatctgtcctttggtctgatgagtccaaattttagttTTGTGGTTCTACCCACCAtgcctttgtgagatgcagagtaggtgaacagatgatctctgcatgtatggttcccaccgtgaaacttggaggtgtgatgtgtgggggtgctttgctggtgacactgtcggtgattcatttagaattcaaggcacactaaaccagcatggctaccacagcaatacgccatcccatctggtttgcacttagtgggcctataatttgtttttcaacgggacaatgacccaacacaccaccaggATATGTAAGggccatttgaccaagaaggagagtgatgagtgctgcatcagatgtccGGTGATTGGAGAGGCCAGGTccccaacccaattgagatgatttgggatgagttggactgcagactgaaggaaaagcaggaaacaagtgctcagcacatgtaggatctccttcaagactgttggaaaagcattccaggtgaagctggttgagagaatgccaagagtgtgcaaagctatcaacaaggcaaagggtggctactttaaataatctaaaatacattgatttgtttaacacttgttactacatgattccatatgtcttcactattatgctaCAATGCTGaagataataaaaaaataaaaaacttaagaGTAGGTGGGTCCAGATTTGAACAGCACTTTCTAaatgaaataaatgattctcctgaatttaaaatggaactGAGCCACAGACCACAGAACAGGTGAGCACTTACAGGGTCCATATCCCTAGCCAGCTCAAACAGCAGAGCGATGGTCTCTCCCGCTGCTATCCTCATGTTGACATCATCATTCTCCAACAACCGGGGTAGTTTGGGCAGGTGCCTGACAAACATATTCCAGTCAAAAACAAGTATTCTCTGAATTTAAGACTCCCCATCCCCATGATATTTCCTTTATCTACGCTGGTAAGACAACTGGACAGGTAAAAACATCAAGCACACATTCACTATATTGTTTTGATCAGATGCATCCAATGACCTATTGTTGGgaaattatgattaaatgactgaacaaatcattttaaatggaattgtaactaagtaaacttatactctgttatattatatctgattaacaatatgagttcataagggattgtgtgacacagacaaggagtaattaaagttaacaccattccaactaggatgAAACGAATGGGTTGGGGACTGTGTAAACAAataaggtcgttagcctatggttgaccctacagaaacttagctctggggtttttagataagacagtgagtgcattcctacgTTTTCTATGAATTAGAActgtcagttcagtggtgatcaataatgttgaggggtcaaaagttatctgggagtgtgttagtaagttagaattaacttttcacctcactttgtcccggtcgagagggGATTgaaatgaaatgacgtcatgatctgtaAATAAACTGCTGCTCGTGATTAAGtgggagcgcgctccgagaataaattctattacccattattgaaagactggtctgcgtctattttatgcaaacaagaaatctgagaaattctcataaaatagattaagggctttcgattgatgaaagcacattggcataattaaattacattGACACCTATAGGCTGAAACGGACTGAAAGTCGTGTCCCAGAGAGACTTCGAGGTTCACGTTAAGTACTTGTGCGAGTACATACTTGCGTGTGACTGCTTTGACCTGGCTGCCTGTGCAGATTGTGAGCAGCAGGGCCCAGGAGATGAGGGCATTGGTGTGGAGCAGGGTGGTCTGGGGGTTGAGAGAGGGGCGACTCCCATCCTCCTTCACATAGGAACGCATAAACAAACTCTCAAAGCTCTCCATGGTGGCATACACATCCTGGAGACCCAGAGAGAAAGGGGTTAGTCATTTATGTTTAACCAGGTTGAGATTGGACTATGTAGACATTTGGAGAGTAGTCTTGGTTTCTGTAGCTTGTGCCAAATGCTGAACAGAAAATGCTAAACAGAATGCCAAATTTTTCAGCAAAACAATgcatttccacacacacacaagcatagaGAATATCACATTGGAACATCAAATACAGCCACATACCAGGATGTCATCTTCCACCACGAGAGTGCACAGGCCCAAACTTGTTGCGCACTATAAAAGAAAAAGGCTTTCAGTAGAACAATAAAGGCCACTTCTAGCAAACCAAACTTATTTAAATGATAGGTTCCGGGCAGATACTCACCGCTTGTCTGGTTTGGATGTTGGCCGCTCCATCCAACAGAATGTTCTTGAAAATGGGTTTGAGGGTCTTGAACACCTCCTCGCTCTCAACGCCTGAGCCCAGCTGAATACACAGCAGACAGGCCAGGGAGGCTGCTGCACACTGCTCCTGTCCTTTACCTGGGAGagggatttgatttgataggatccccattagcaacagctagtcttactggggtctgacaaaaaaaatacattacagacaaaagattttacatacattaacatgtagtgtgcgCGCATCGATCAGTTCCACATACACACAAGtaggtcagtacatacacacaagtaggtcacatgggggagaggcattGTATTTGTTtcttgaaaccaggtttgctgttcacttgcgcaATATAagatgggagttccatgcactcatggctctgtataatactgtacattaccttgaatttgttctggacctggggactgaaAAGACccttggtggcatgtctggtggagtAAGTGTGAGTTTAAGTTGACTACGCAAATCATTTGGAATTTCAAacacattgtttaaaaaaaaaactagtgaccaagtcagtctttcctcaactcgtagccaagagagactggcatgcagtGTCCCTAAACCGGGTCAGTTGTTGCTCAATATGCAATTGGGTGACTAGAATGACGTTGGAAACGGACAACtttccgggacatagacatgtcttatatgggcagaatgcagttaaattaacaataatttaatctgtgtccaatttacagtagccattagtgaaaaaataccatgccattgtttgaggatagtgcacaacaacaaaacacttatcaCAGAActtggtttgatacattcacctctaaaggtaaataatgtacttacattcagtaatcttgctctgatttgtcatcctgggggtcccagagataaaatgtagcgtAGTTTTGTTTGATCAAATCTATTTTTAATATttaaatgtaggaactgggttctacagtttgaccccactgcAGTCTCTGGCGCCACACCCACCCCGCTATCGAGATGTGTTACAGTTAGTATCttttctgtagggaagctaatgatccatcttGTATTTCATTCCTGGGAGTTCGTAAACATAATTttttattaccatagcattttttGTATgatctctatagttatgtactcaAATGTATAAATTGACCAATTTATAcaagacttgatacaaaatatgtGATGCAGTGatgtaattcttcactggatctgtctgaaactttgcacaaattgctgccatcttgtggacaacaTCTAAATTACACCTAGAATCCTACATCACTGtctggcctttctcttgcatttcaaagatgcaAAAAAGAAAAACGCCTGTTTGTTTTATGTTACCAGAGctaatgtgttattctcctacatcaatttcacatttccacaaacttcagtgtttcctttcaaatggtatcaagaatatgcatatccttgcttcaggtcctgagctacagccagtaaatttattttttattttttaaatctaacaATTTGCTAAGCCCTCgtagcaagctgataggtctgctttACTACTCTTGGGTACAGGAATGACTTtgccttccctccaggcctgaggacaaagactttattctaggctcagattaaagatatgacatatGAGTGGCTAGAGTCAACTACCATTATCAGTAACTTTAAGGGGGTTATAGTAACTGCTGAAAACTCAATACTACAATGTTGCTGTATTGGTATTCGGTGAATATAACACATGACTTGGTGAAAGACTGAAAGCCTGTAGTAGCTAACCTTTCTTGAGACAGCGCTCAATGCTGTCGGTGATGGTCATCCTCCTGTCTGAAATGAACTCGTACAGGATCCTAGTTGCCATGGCAGCCTTCAGCCCATCCAGAGCTCCTTGTCTGGTCTTGGCACTGTCAATGAGGTAGAACAGTAAAAGATGTAGGCCTAGTGTTTGCAGTAGCTTATGTAACATCTACACAATTCAGTTTTCAGCAGCAATCTTATGAATGGAAGGGTTGACGTCTTGTTGCATTGTGTTCATTAGTTAACATCTCAGGTTCTGTCGATCCAGTTCTAGGCCTATGTGATCTGGTTCCACATCTTCTGAAAGCGATACAGCTAACAGAAATAGCAGGTAGATCAGTTTTAACCACAGTGGTTTAGACTTACCTCTTATCCACAGTGCTGTCAATGAAAACATTCAGCTTGTACTGTAAATCCTCCTGGGCTGTCTCCTCACCTGCTTCCCCTCCTACACATAGGAAGATGAATACAATAACACCATGAGAAATACAGAATTGTACTATGCTATTCCCCTAGTAGTTCGTATTCTTTGAACCATTTAGGATAGAAACATAAAAAGGCTGTATGACATTTATCACAACTTCAAAGGTCAATTGTTACAGcgctttttaaatgtattttttttttacttgcccTTTGTTGCTTTATGAATGGGACACAGGCAAAGCGTGTGCACACAATCACATACCTTCGTCTGCCACACTCATGGCATCACTGAAGCTGCTGCAGTGGCTGAGGGTCTCGATGGAGGCATCCTCATCGCTGAAAGGTTGCACAGCTCCATGAGGAACCCCTAAAACAATTACATGactacccccccccaaaaaaaatatatcaTACATAGTCATGGTACAATGTGTGCATTCTACTCTGGGGGTTTAACCAGTACACATCCATGCAAGTGTCACGGATGTGAAAtgcctagctagttagcggtgttcgcgctaaatagcgtttcaatcagtgacgtcacttgctctgagaccttgaagtagtagttccgcttgctctgcaagggccgcggcttttgtggagcgatgggtaacgatgcttcgtgggtgactgttgttgatgtgtgcagagggtccctggttcgcgcctgggtatgggcgaggggacggtctaaagttatactgttacacaagcaCAATGTAGACCTTTAAATGCAATTATTTGACAAAACAAAAGCCATATAGCTACTTATGGGATATGCACTTGATATTTTCTCCCTCAAAGTCAAGGGCTCCCTAAAGCCCCTTAAGTGGGTAGCTGGCCAGGCAGTGACAGAATCTAAACCCAGCTGGTGCAGC from Oncorhynchus kisutch isolate 150728-3 linkage group LG9, Okis_V2, whole genome shotgun sequence harbors:
- the LOC109896399 gene encoding interferon-related developmental regulator 1-like is translated as MTMYDIFFLGGGSHVIVLGVPHGAVQPFSDEDASIETLSHCSSFSDAMSVADEGGEAGEETAQEDLQYKLNVFIDSTVDKSAKTRQGALDGLKAAMATRILYEFISDRRMTITDSIERCLKKGKGQEQCAAASLACLLCIQLGSGVESEEVFKTLKPIFKNILLDGAANIQTRQACATSLGLCTLVVEDDILDVYATMESFESLFMRSYVKEDGSRPSLNPQTTLLHTNALISWALLLTICTGSQVKAVTRKHLPKLPRLLENDDVNMRIAAGETIALLFELARDMDPVSAHLRLGYDDWEPLCDKLNSLATDCNKHRAKTVKRKQRSVFRDVLKAVEERDFQTETIRFSTERMTIDSWVRKRTYDAFREFVGSGMNYHLQANEFIRGVFELGPPVLVDTATLKSMKISRFERHLYNAAAFKARTKARNKFRDKRVDVGEF